The following are encoded together in the Raineyella sp. LH-20 genome:
- the folP gene encoding dihydropteroate synthase yields the protein MSRIPSASRTQVMGIVNVTPDSFSDGGEHFGTEAAVRHGLRLLAEGADMLDVGGESTRPGIARTAETEELRRVVPVVEQLAARGAIVSVDTMRASVARATVAVGARIINDVSGGLADPEMYDAVAEAGCAYVLMHWRGHSTDMDRRSSYHDVVSEVRDEVAARLELAVAAGVPVDDIILDPGIGFAKTREQDWELLRHVDAFGALGRPVLIGVSRKRFLGEVVAGTRPEQSPKDRDFATAAVTGWMAERGIWAVRTHEVRAQRDAIAVVQALRGKGPRDAVTDRVVGTFLDSEEPR from the coding sequence GTGTCCAGGATCCCGTCCGCGTCACGCACCCAGGTGATGGGGATCGTCAACGTCACCCCCGACTCCTTCTCCGACGGCGGCGAACACTTCGGCACCGAGGCCGCCGTACGCCACGGACTCCGGCTGCTCGCCGAGGGCGCCGACATGCTCGACGTCGGGGGCGAGTCGACCCGGCCGGGCATCGCGCGGACGGCGGAGACCGAGGAGTTGCGCCGGGTGGTCCCGGTGGTCGAGCAGCTCGCTGCCCGCGGGGCGATCGTCTCGGTCGACACCATGCGGGCCTCGGTGGCTCGGGCCACCGTCGCGGTGGGCGCCCGGATCATCAACGACGTCTCCGGTGGCCTGGCCGATCCCGAGATGTACGACGCCGTCGCCGAGGCCGGGTGCGCGTACGTGTTGATGCACTGGCGCGGCCACTCGACCGACATGGACCGCCGCAGCAGCTACCACGACGTCGTCAGCGAGGTCCGTGACGAGGTCGCCGCCCGGCTGGAGCTGGCCGTCGCCGCCGGGGTCCCGGTCGACGACATCATCCTCGACCCCGGCATCGGCTTCGCCAAGACGCGCGAACAGGACTGGGAACTGCTGCGCCACGTCGACGCGTTCGGTGCCCTCGGACGCCCGGTGTTGATCGGGGTGTCCCGCAAGCGGTTCCTGGGCGAGGTGGTCGCCGGGACCCGGCCGGAGCAGTCGCCGAAGGACCGTGACTTCGCCACCGCGGCAGTGACCGGCTGGATGGCCGAGCGCGGCATCTGGGCCGTCCGGACCCACGAGGTCCGTGCCCAACGCGACGCGATCGCCGTGGTGCAGGCGCTGCGCGGGAAGGGCCCGCGGGACGCGGTCACCGACCGCGTGGTCGGCACCTTCCTGGACAGCGAGGAGCCGCGCTGA
- the folB gene encoding dihydroneopterin aldolase, translating to MALFPPELDRITVTGIRAIGHHGVFPEERRSGQPFVVDVTLGLDLSVAGLSDDLTATVDYGTVARQIRDDIVGEPLDLIEALAERIARTCLGHRAVRAVEVTVHKPEAPIPVPFGDTSVTITRVR from the coding sequence ATGGCCCTGTTCCCGCCAGAGCTGGACCGGATCACTGTGACCGGGATCCGGGCGATCGGTCACCACGGGGTGTTCCCCGAGGAGAGGCGCTCCGGGCAGCCCTTCGTGGTCGATGTAACGTTGGGCCTGGATCTGTCGGTGGCTGGACTCTCCGACGATCTGACCGCCACCGTGGACTACGGGACGGTGGCCCGGCAGATCCGGGACGACATCGTCGGCGAGCCGTTGGACCTCATCGAGGCGCTCGCCGAGCGGATCGCCCGGACGTGCCTGGGCCATCGGGCCGTACGTGCGGTGGAGGTGACCGTCCACAAGCCGGAGGCACCCATCCCGGTGCCCTTTGGGGACACGAGCGTGACGATCACACGGGTCCGCTGA